A window of the Alnus glutinosa chromosome 4, dhAlnGlut1.1, whole genome shotgun sequence genome harbors these coding sequences:
- the LOC133866226 gene encoding sugar transporter ERD6-like 6: MSFRDESDDGKDLRKPFLHTGSWYRMGSRQSSMMGSSQAIRESSISVVACVLIVALGPIQFGFTSGYSSPTQTAITEDLGLSVSEYSIFGSLSNVGAMVGAIASGQIAEYIGRKGSLMIAAIPNIIGWLAISFARDVSFLYMGRLLEGFGVGIISYTVPVYIAEIAPQNLRGALGAVNQLAVTIGIMLAYLLGLFVEWRILAVLGILPCTILIPGLFFIPESPRWLAKMGMTEEFETSLQVLRGFDTDISFEVNEIKRSVASTSRRSTIRFAELKQRRYWLPLMIGIGLLALQQLSGINGVLFYSSTIFQAAGVTSSNVATFGVGAIQVIATGVSTWLMDKAGRRLLLIVSTSGMTISLLIVALSFFLRDFGSDDSTFYSVMSIMAVIGVVAMVVSFSLGVGPIPWLIMSEILPINIKGLAGSVATLGNWFTAWVVTMTANLLLEWSSAGTFTIYMVLAAFTVAFVAVWVPETKGRTLEEIQRSFR, encoded by the exons ATGAGTTTCAGGGATGAGAGCGACGATGGGAAGGATCTCAGGAAGCCGTTTCTGCACACGGGTAGCTGGTACCGTATGGGTTCGAGGCAGTCCAGTATGATGGGCTCGTCCCAGGCCATTCGCGAGAGCTCCATCTCCGTCGTCGCCTGCGTTTTGATCGTTGCTTTGGGTCCTATCCAGTTCGGTTTCACC TCTGGGTATTCATCCCCTACCCAAACCGCAATCACTGAGGATCTTGGACTTTCGGTTTCAGAG TATTCTATATTCGGTTCTCTATCCAATGTGGGTGCAATGGTTGGGGCAATAGCAAGCGGTCAGATTGCTGAATATATAGGGCGAAAAGGG TCTTTAATGATTGCTGCCATTCCTAATATTATTGGATGGCTTGCCATATCATTTGCCAGA GATGTTTCATTTCTCTACATGGGAAGGCTGTTGGAAGGTTTTGGCGTGGGAATAATTTCTTATACG GTGCCTGTATACATAGCTGAGATAGCACCTCAAAACTTGAGAGGGGCTCTGGGTGCAGTGAACCAG CTCGCAGTCACCATTGGAATAATGCTGGCTTATTTGCTGGGACTTTTTGTTGAATGGAGAATACTGGCAGTTTTGG GTATACTGCCATGTACAATATTAATACCTGGTCTTTTTTTCATTCCTGAATCTCCTAGATGGCTG GCAAAAATGGGTATGACAGAAGAATTTGAAACTTCTTTGCAAGTTCTCCGGGGGTTTGATACTGATATTTCCTTTGAAGTAAATGAAATAAAG AGATCTGTAGCATCAACAAGCAGAAGGTCAACTATCCGGTTTGCGGAACTCAAACAAAGAAGATACTGGCTTCCTCTGATG ATTGGAATTGGATTACTCGCTCTGCAACAGCTTAGTGGAATCAATGGTGTCCTATTCTATTCTAGTACCATCTTTCAAGCAGCTG GGGTTACATCAAGCAATGTGGCTACATTTGGAGTTGGTGCTATTCAG GTCATTGCCACTGGAGTGAGTACATGGTTGATGGACAAAGCAGGCCGTCGGCTTCTTCTTATT gtTTCTACCTCTGGAATGACCATTAGCCTCCTAATTGTTGCACTATCATTCTTTTTAAGG GATTTTGGGTCGGATGATTCTACTTTTTACAGCGTAATGAGCATTATGGCTGTGATTGGAGTTGTG GCAATGGTAGTTTCCTTCTCTCTGGGAGTTGGACCCATTCCGTGGCTTATAATGTCAGAG ATCCTTCCAATTAATATTAAGGGCCTTGCTGGAAGTGTAGCAACACTTGGCAACTGGTTTACCGCATGGGTGGTTACAATGACTGCAAACTTGCTCTTGGAATGGAGCAGTGCAG GTACCTTCACCATTTACATGGTCTTGGCTGCTTTCACTGTGGCATTTGTTGCGGTTTGGGTCCCTGAAACTAAAGGAAGAACTCTCGAAGAAATTCAGCGGTCCTTCAGATAA